The following proteins come from a genomic window of Mammaliicoccus sp. Marseille-Q6498:
- a CDS encoding phosphoribosylaminoimidazolesuccinocarboxamide synthase, which yields MTLLYEGKAKRVFKTDNEDILKIEYKDEVTAGNGAKKDKMSGKGRLNNLITSKIFEIFKQNGVESHFVERISETEQLVKAVEIFPLEVVVRNVAAGSICKRLGFEKGHQFEKPLLELFYKKDELNDPLITDDHVELLNICNEAQLSTIKDEALKVNQALKAIMDEMGLILVDYKIEFGMTKDGKILLADEISPDTCRIWDKETKANFDKDVYREDTGSLIETYETFYKKLEEL from the coding sequence ATGACACTATTATATGAAGGTAAAGCAAAAAGAGTATTTAAAACGGATAACGAAGATATATTAAAAATCGAATATAAAGATGAAGTAACAGCAGGTAATGGCGCTAAAAAAGATAAAATGTCTGGAAAAGGTCGATTGAATAATCTTATCACAAGTAAAATTTTCGAAATTTTCAAGCAAAATGGTGTTGAAAGTCATTTTGTTGAACGCATTTCAGAAACTGAACAACTTGTAAAAGCTGTTGAAATTTTCCCGTTAGAAGTTGTCGTTCGAAATGTAGCTGCGGGCTCAATTTGTAAAAGACTTGGTTTTGAAAAAGGTCACCAATTTGAAAAACCACTATTAGAATTATTTTACAAAAAAGACGAACTAAATGATCCACTTATTACAGATGATCATGTTGAACTTTTAAATATTTGTAACGAAGCACAACTTTCTACTATTAAAGATGAAGCTTTAAAAGTGAACCAAGCTTTGAAAGCGATTATGGATGAAATGGGTCTCATATTAGTTGATTATAAAATCGAATTTGGCATGACAAAAGATGGCAAGATTTTATTAGCAGATGAAATTTCACCTGATACTTGTCGTATTTGGGATAAAGAAACGAAAGCAAACTTTGATAAAGATGTATATAGAGAAGACACTGGTTCTTTAATTGAAACGTATGAAACTTTTTATAAAAAATTGGAGGAATTATAA
- the purK gene encoding 5-(carboxyamino)imidazole ribonucleotide synthase has product MTYYNLKSGDMIGIVGGGQLGKMMAQSAQKMGFKVAILDPNEDCPARFVAHQFINADYSNVQALNELGEISKVITYEFENIDAQQLETLTNQYNIPQGSKTVALLQDRLTEKQTLQDAKVHIVPFLEVKEAQDLNKAIDTIGYPFIIKTRFGGYDGKGQLVIRSIEDIDSAHKLINDTPCVVEKYLPLNKEVSITATRDMYDHTVYFPLQENEHRNQILYKTIVPARQNLEKQAINEVEKIMSKVHFIGTFTVEFFVTEDDELYVNEIAPRPHNSGHYSIEACDYSQFDTHVIAVAGWHLPDEIQLQQPAIMMNLLGQDVEKLQDEFYKHPEWHVHIYGKSENKINRKMGHLTKLSSNVNEDEALFNQLFEGRNS; this is encoded by the coding sequence TATAGTTGGCGGCGGTCAATTAGGAAAGATGATGGCACAATCTGCACAAAAAATGGGATTTAAAGTAGCGATATTAGATCCAAACGAAGATTGTCCTGCAAGATTTGTCGCACATCAGTTTATTAACGCTGACTATTCAAATGTTCAAGCATTGAATGAACTAGGCGAAATTTCTAAAGTTATAACTTATGAATTTGAAAATATAGATGCACAACAGTTAGAAACACTTACAAATCAATATAATATTCCTCAAGGTAGTAAAACAGTTGCCTTATTACAAGACAGATTGACTGAAAAACAAACATTACAAGATGCAAAAGTACATATAGTACCGTTTTTAGAAGTAAAAGAAGCGCAAGATTTGAACAAAGCAATTGATACAATAGGCTATCCTTTTATTATTAAAACGCGTTTTGGTGGTTATGACGGTAAAGGTCAACTTGTTATTCGTTCTATAGAAGATATTGATTCTGCGCATAAACTTATTAACGATACACCATGTGTAGTTGAAAAATATCTCCCTCTAAATAAAGAAGTATCCATAACAGCGACTCGTGATATGTATGATCATACAGTTTATTTTCCACTTCAAGAAAATGAACATAGAAATCAAATTTTATATAAAACCATTGTTCCAGCAAGACAAAATCTAGAAAAACAAGCGATTAATGAAGTAGAAAAGATTATGTCTAAAGTGCATTTTATCGGAACTTTTACAGTTGAATTTTTCGTAACTGAAGATGATGAACTTTATGTAAACGAAATCGCACCAAGACCACATAATTCTGGCCACTATTCAATAGAAGCATGTGATTACTCACAGTTTGATACACATGTTATTGCAGTTGCAGGTTGGCATTTACCAGATGAAATTCAATTACAACAACCAGCAATTATGATGAATTTATTAGGCCAAGATGTTGAAAAACTTCAAGATGAATTTTATAAACATCCTGAATGGCACGTTCATATTTATGGTAAATCAGAGAATAAAATAAACCGTAAAATGGGCCATTTAACTAAATTATCATCGAATGTAAATGAAGACGAAGCATTATTTAATCAATTGTTTGAAGGGCGGAACAGTTAA
- the purS gene encoding phosphoribosylformylglycinamidine synthase subunit PurS has product MKKIELHITLQGQVLDTQGQALNRAVHDLGYEQVNDIRVGKVIYMTVDETDETTIRNVVNTLSEKLFANTVIEEYSFKILEDKENA; this is encoded by the coding sequence ATGAAGAAGATCGAATTGCATATCACATTACAAGGGCAAGTATTAGATACACAAGGGCAAGCATTAAACCGTGCCGTACATGATTTAGGATACGAACAAGTAAATGATATAAGAGTCGGAAAAGTCATTTATATGACAGTTGATGAAACAGATGAAACAACAATCCGCAATGTCGTTAATACGTTAAGTGAAAAATTATTTGCGAATACTGTAATTGAAGAATATAGCTTTAAAATTTTGGAAGACAAGGAGAACGCATAA